A region of Allocoleopsis franciscana PCC 7113 DNA encodes the following proteins:
- a CDS encoding ABC transporter ATP-binding protein, which produces MSQSTSFTANANRESNAGTGFLEIEDVFKSYPKPDGSRFVVLDGVNLTVGEEEFISVIGHSGCGKTTLIKIVAGLEKPTSGSVRLDGKEIRKPGADRMMVFQNYSLLPWLTVRENVRLAVDEVLKKATRVEKNDIVNEHLAMVKLTEAADKYPDELSGGMKQRVGVARALATRPKMLLLDEPFGALDALTKPRLQQQVLDIWESHRQAVMMITHDVDEAIFMSDRVVMMTNGPAATIGGTLNIPFSRPRDRHAMRESQEYYDLRNHILNFLDS; this is translated from the coding sequence ATGTCTCAATCCACTTCATTTACAGCGAATGCCAATCGGGAATCCAATGCTGGCACGGGATTTCTAGAGATTGAAGATGTTTTCAAGTCTTACCCAAAACCGGATGGCAGTCGGTTTGTCGTTCTCGATGGAGTCAACCTCACCGTTGGAGAGGAAGAATTTATCTCGGTAATTGGTCACTCGGGATGTGGCAAAACAACCTTGATTAAAATTGTGGCGGGTTTGGAAAAACCAACGTCTGGCTCAGTGCGACTCGACGGCAAGGAAATTCGCAAACCCGGTGCCGATCGCATGATGGTATTTCAGAATTATTCTCTGCTTCCTTGGCTGACGGTGCGAGAAAACGTGCGGCTAGCCGTAGATGAAGTCCTCAAAAAGGCCACTCGTGTTGAAAAGAACGACATTGTTAACGAACACCTGGCAATGGTGAAGTTAACGGAAGCCGCAGACAAGTACCCCGATGAGCTTTCTGGAGGGATGAAACAGCGCGTGGGAGTTGCCCGTGCCTTGGCGACTCGCCCAAAAATGTTACTGCTAGACGAGCCGTTTGGGGCACTGGATGCCTTGACTAAGCCGAGATTGCAGCAGCAAGTACTCGACATCTGGGAAAGCCACCGCCAAGCAGTAATGATGATTACCCATGATGTGGACGAAGCGATTTTTATGTCCGATCGCGTTGTTATGATGACAAACGGACCGGCAGCCACGATTGGGGGAACGTTGAACATTCCGTTCTCCCGTCCGCGCGATCGCCATGCCATGCGGGAATCACAAGAATATTACGATCTCCGCAATCATATTCTGAACTTCTTAGATAGCTAA
- the ntrB gene encoding nitrate ABC transporter permease, with protein sequence MVCQLNLAAMFAVATQATWKRAKPLIVRDVVLLPLAGFAGVIILWWVIALFRHELMPTPPEALAKNWDYILNPFYRRGPGDLGIGWLLLASLRRVGLGFGLGAVVAIPLGFLIGMSRAALLALNPLIQIFRPVSPLVWLPIALAIFNSAEPSAVFVIFITSLWSTITNTALGVSSVSKDYLEVAQVLEMPRSRQILKIILPASLPYIFTGLRISLGIAWLVIVAVEMLTGGIGIGFFVWDEWNRLNLSSVFLAVVVIGLTGLVLDSALARLQAWVTHRPAAKQG encoded by the coding sequence ATGGTATGTCAACTTAATTTGGCTGCGATGTTCGCAGTCGCAACTCAAGCTACCTGGAAACGGGCAAAGCCCCTGATTGTGCGAGATGTGGTCTTGCTACCGCTTGCAGGTTTTGCAGGGGTAATCATTTTGTGGTGGGTTATTGCCCTCTTCCGACACGAACTAATGCCCACCCCACCCGAAGCACTCGCCAAAAATTGGGACTACATCTTGAACCCGTTTTATCGACGCGGTCCTGGCGACTTGGGGATTGGTTGGTTACTGTTGGCAAGTCTGCGCCGAGTCGGCTTGGGATTTGGGCTAGGAGCTGTCGTGGCAATTCCCTTGGGATTTCTGATTGGGATGTCCAGAGCTGCCCTGCTCGCTCTGAATCCACTGATTCAAATCTTTCGACCGGTATCGCCGCTGGTTTGGTTGCCCATTGCCTTAGCCATCTTCAACTCGGCGGAACCCTCGGCGGTTTTTGTCATCTTTATTACCTCCTTGTGGTCAACCATTACGAACACCGCTCTGGGCGTTTCCAGCGTTTCCAAAGATTACCTAGAAGTCGCTCAAGTTCTGGAAATGCCACGGTCGAGGCAAATTCTCAAGATTATCTTGCCCGCCAGTTTGCCCTACATTTTCACAGGCTTGCGGATCAGTTTGGGAATTGCTTGGCTGGTAATCGTTGCCGTAGAAATGCTTACCGGCGGAATTGGTATCGGCTTTTTCGTTTGGGATGAGTGGAACCGCTTAAACTTAAGTTCGGTATTCCTAGCCGTCGTCGTGATTGGTTTAACCGGTTTAGTGCTTGATAGTGCCCTTGCCAGACTGCAAGCTTGGGTTACTCACCGTCCAGCTGCCAAACAAGGATAG
- a CDS encoding CmpA/NrtA family ABC transporter substrate-binding protein, giving the protein MMYNKKNRRTFLIGMGATAAGIAFSSCGISGDRSPKGMTKTALAVEPVVDPKTLEKPNLTIGFVPVNDCAPFAVAWEKGFFRKYGLNVNLSREASWGNARDGIIFGRLDAAPVVSGAVTNARTGAEGARHVPLCAAMTIHRHGNAITMNRKMWEAGVRPWQEYQGNLEAFGKDFRSYFDKLPLDERVLAVVLSSAIYEYFIRYLAAASGVNPLDEFRIIITPPPQMVSNVRIGAMQAYMVAEPWNTRAISGNEGVGFTFAQGREIWQGHPDRLLGVMESFIKENPKTYRSLVKAMIEACQYCGKPENREEVAQIISQRSFTGAAPKFTKPGIVGDYNYGGFDGQDRITNAPETTIFFDLPPHLAKVPGDHSTFLWQSESLWLMTQAARWQQIPEIPKNALEIARQGWKTDLYREIAAEMGIACPKEDYKVEPAEAFIDNKAFDPSDPVGYLKGFEIRADRPQSFFLS; this is encoded by the coding sequence ATGATGTATAACAAGAAGAATCGGCGCACGTTCCTGATCGGAATGGGCGCAACGGCGGCAGGGATAGCATTTTCGTCTTGTGGAATTAGTGGCGATCGCTCTCCCAAAGGCATGACAAAAACTGCCCTAGCTGTAGAGCCAGTCGTTGACCCCAAAACCTTAGAAAAACCTAATTTAACTATTGGTTTCGTTCCGGTAAATGATTGCGCTCCGTTTGCCGTAGCGTGGGAAAAAGGATTTTTCCGCAAGTACGGGCTAAACGTCAACCTCTCACGAGAGGCGAGTTGGGGAAATGCTCGCGATGGCATTATCTTTGGACGCCTCGATGCTGCTCCTGTCGTGTCTGGAGCGGTAACCAATGCCAGGACTGGAGCAGAAGGTGCACGTCACGTCCCCTTATGTGCTGCGATGACGATTCACCGCCACGGCAACGCCATCACCATGAATCGGAAGATGTGGGAAGCGGGAGTGCGTCCCTGGCAAGAATACCAGGGAAACTTGGAAGCTTTTGGTAAAGATTTTCGCTCCTATTTTGACAAGCTACCCCTAGACGAGCGAGTGTTGGCAGTCGTGCTGAGTTCGGCGATCTACGAATACTTCATCCGTTACTTAGCCGCAGCGTCGGGCGTAAATCCCCTAGATGAATTTCGCATCATTATCACGCCACCGCCTCAAATGGTGAGCAACGTGCGGATTGGAGCGATGCAAGCCTACATGGTTGCCGAACCTTGGAACACGAGGGCGATTTCTGGCAACGAGGGAGTTGGTTTTACCTTTGCTCAGGGTAGAGAAATTTGGCAGGGACACCCAGATAGGCTCTTGGGAGTGATGGAATCCTTCATCAAGGAAAATCCCAAAACGTATCGCTCTCTGGTCAAAGCCATGATCGAAGCGTGCCAGTATTGCGGCAAACCCGAAAACCGAGAAGAAGTTGCCCAAATTATCTCGCAACGCTCTTTTACAGGAGCTGCCCCCAAATTTACAAAACCGGGCATTGTCGGGGACTATAACTACGGAGGATTTGACGGTCAAGACCGTATTACCAACGCCCCAGAAACCACAATCTTCTTTGACCTCCCCCCCCATCTTGCCAAAGTGCCGGGAGATCATTCGACATTTCTCTGGCAGTCCGAAAGCCTCTGGTTAATGACTCAGGCAGCACGTTGGCAACAGATTCCCGAAATTCCCAAAAATGCTTTAGAAATTGCTCGTCAGGGCTGGAAGACTGATCTATATCGGGAGATTGCCGCCGAAATGGGAATTGCCTGTCCTAAGGAGGATTACAAAGTGGAGCCTGCGGAAGCATTTATTGACAACAAAGCCTTTGACCCTAGCGATCCGGTGGGTTATCTCAAAGGCTTTGAAATTCGAGCCGATCGCCCCCAATCCTTCTTCTTGTCATAA